One region of Etheostoma spectabile isolate EspeVRDwgs_2016 chromosome 21, UIUC_Espe_1.0, whole genome shotgun sequence genomic DNA includes:
- the LOC116670922 gene encoding desumoylating isopeptidase 1-like isoform X2, with protein MGYGVLVFYRHTAIVVHEKEFFFVGEGINNCPPGGTPLGEPDSIVDLGSTEVSLEIFMAYLISLAESTYRSGTYNLFEHNCNTFSNEVAQFLTGNPIPSYITDLPSEVLSTPFGQALRPLLDSIVINPGGNNITGQQ; from the exons ATGGGATATG GTGTTTTGGTATTTTATAGGCACACTGCTATTGTGGTCCATGAAAAGGAGTTCTTCTTTGTGGGAGAAGGCATCAACAATTGTCCACCT GGTGGTACCCCCTTGGGTGAGCCTGACTCCATAGTGGACCTGGGCTCCACTGAAGTGTCTCTGGAAATATTTATGGCATACCTGATTTCACTGGCAGAATCCACATACAG AAGTGGCACATACAACTTGTTTGAGCACAACTGCAACACTTTCAGCAACGAGGTGGCTCAGTTCCTTACGGGCAATCCCATCCCATCGTACATTACAGACCTTCCATCTGAAGTACTATCCAC GCCTTTTGGCCAGGCTCTCCGTCCCTTACTGGATTCCATCGTCATAAATCCTGGAGGCAACAACATAACTGGACAGCAATAG
- the LOC116670922 gene encoding desumoylating isopeptidase 1-like isoform X1 — MDQTDSYPVKLYIYDMSRGMARQLSPLLLGRQLDGIWHTAIVVHEKEFFFVGEGINNCPPGGTPLGEPDSIVDLGSTEVSLEIFMAYLISLAESTYRSGTYNLFEHNCNTFSNEVAQFLTGNPIPSYITDLPSEVLSTPFGQALRPLLDSIVINPGGNNITGQQ, encoded by the exons ATGGATCAAACTGACTCTTACCCGGTGAAACTGTACATTTACGACATGTCCAGAGGCATGGCTCGCCAGCTGAGCCCTCTCTTGCTAG GAAGACAGCTTGATGGGATATG GCACACTGCTATTGTGGTCCATGAAAAGGAGTTCTTCTTTGTGGGAGAAGGCATCAACAATTGTCCACCT GGTGGTACCCCCTTGGGTGAGCCTGACTCCATAGTGGACCTGGGCTCCACTGAAGTGTCTCTGGAAATATTTATGGCATACCTGATTTCACTGGCAGAATCCACATACAG AAGTGGCACATACAACTTGTTTGAGCACAACTGCAACACTTTCAGCAACGAGGTGGCTCAGTTCCTTACGGGCAATCCCATCCCATCGTACATTACAGACCTTCCATCTGAAGTACTATCCAC GCCTTTTGGCCAGGCTCTCCGTCCCTTACTGGATTCCATCGTCATAAATCCTGGAGGCAACAACATAACTGGACAGCAATAG